Genomic window (Melioribacteraceae bacterium):
ATTAAAAGTCTTCAGCGAATTAAAGCATATGCATGAATCATTTAAAGTAATAAAGCCAGCCGAAATTTTTAATGAATTTAGTAAAATGATAACCGGTACCGAAAAACAAAGTTTAACCTTTCAGCTTAATCCAGAAAATCTTGGTAAAATAAAATTGATGGTTGATTTTACCGACAATCAACTGGTTACACGTATCGAAGTTGAAAATGATCAGGTAAAACATTTTATTCAATCGAATATTGAAACCTTAAAACAGCAATTATCCTCATCTGGAATTCATCTGAGCAATGTTAGTATTAGTCTCGCCGATTATGATCAAAAGAACAACAAACAATTTGTACCAAAGAAAAAGAATTCAGGCCGGATGATTAATGAGAATTCTGATGAAGATTTACTGAAGAGTGATAAAAGAATATTAGGTTATAACACATTAGAATATTTAGTATAGGATAAATTATGGATCCGATAACAAATACATATGATACAAATAGCATCACACAAGCAGCTGGAACAAAAAACGCGTTAGGCAAAGATGATTTTTTGAAGATGCTTATTGCCCAATTGAAAAACCAGGATCCATTAAATCCACTTGAGGGTACGGAATTTGCCGCACAATTAGCAGAGTTTAGTTCGCTCGAGCAATTGAGTAATCTTAATTCCTATACAAAACAAAGTATCGATTCTAATTATTTGTTAACTCAATCAATAAACAATACGCTAGTTGCTACTCTTATTGGTAAAGAAGTAAAAATTGAGAGCGCTGAAATTAATGTGAATGGTCAAGAAAAGATAACTCTAGGTTATGAATTAGCAACTCCTGCTTCAAGTGTTACCATAAAAATTATGGATGAAAATGGAAGAGTAGTAAAAAATATAGATTCTTTACCAGGAAATTTCGGAGACAGTAAACTTTCATGGGATTTATCCGATAATAATGGTGAGAAATTACCGAATGGTAAATACACGTTTGAAGTAACAGCAATTGATATGAGTGGGAAAAAAATGGAAACAAATTTATTCAACATCGGAACAGTAGACGGAGTACGCTTCACTGATAGCGGAACCGTATTGCTTGTTGGCGGTAAAGAATTACCTGTTTCCAATGTATCTGAAATACTTAATCCAAAAGGAGGTGGATAATTATGGCAGAGATTAATGGCATATCAGTTCCCTTTGTTCCGATAGTTGGAGGCATTGATGCTCCGGCTAAAAGAATTGGAAAGGAAACCGGAAATAGTTTTGATTCAATTTTCAAAGAAGAACTGGAGAAAGTAAAATTTTCGAATCATGCGGTTAAACGTTTGGAATCAAGAAATATCCAACTAAATGAGCTGGATCTTGAGAAGATTCAAAACGCGGTGGAAAAAGCCGAATCGAAAGGAGCAAAGGACTCATTAGTAATGATGGACAAAACAGCATTTATAGTAAATATTCCGAATAGAACAGTAGTAACAGCAATTGAAGTAGCAAATTCTAACGAAAATGTTTTTACAAATATCGACAGTGTAGTTTTTGCATATTAATTAAATAACATAATCAGTAAACAGAGCGGGACCTACCAAGGACGCTCTTAAGATTCGGCCGAATGACAGAAGCTGAATCACAACCTAGGAGGTTACAATGGCACTTTTAACATCTCTTTTCGCAGGCGTATCTGGCTTACGCAATCATCAAGCAATGATGGACGTTATTGGAAACAACATTGCAAACGTAAACACAATTGGTTTTAAAGGTTCACGTGTTACTTTTAGTGATACTTTTAATCAATTCGTTAAATCCGGTACCAACCCAACTAACAGCACCGGTGGTACAAACTCGTTTCAAGTTGGTCTTGGCATGAAAGTTAACTCTATCGATCGTAATTGGAATCAGGGTACTTTCGAAAGAACAGGTATTACAACCGATTTGGCTTTGCAAGGTCAAGGTATGTTCATATTAAAAAGTAATGGACAACAATTTTACAGTAGAGCAGGCTCGTTTATTTTTGACGCGAGCGGCAAACTTGTAAATGCACAAAATGGCGCGGTTGTTCAGGGTAAAGTTGCGAACGGCTTGGGTGATATTCCTGCCGGAACAACTTTGCAAGATATAGTTGTTGATAAAAATTTCAGACTACCAGCAACAAAAACAACTAAAGTAGCATGGGGCGGTAACTTACAAAGCAGTTCCACTTCAATTAGAACAGACATAGTTGAATTAAATGGTAACTTACGAAAAGATGTCACTGTATCAACATATCCTGGCGCAGCCTATAACGCCGCTGATGATAGCACGTATAGCTCTAGCACAATCTTTGATAAAGATGGAACTGAATTTCAATTAAGAACTTATTACACAAGAGCCGCAGCAGTTGCACCAGCAACCGGCGCATGGACTCTTAATTATGAAGTGCGCAACGCAGATGGAACAGCATTGGCAACCCCTTTAACCGGTACGAAAGCATTAGCTTTTGATAGCTCAGGAAAAAGTACTGTGTTGCAAGAAACAATAAAAGATTCAACAGAAAAGATTCAATTTGTATTGAACTATGGTGGGCTTTCAAATCTGGATGCTGATTCAAACGTGGTTAACAAAATTGATAAAGGTGAAGTTGCTGAAGATGTATTAGGTTCTGTAACTATTTACGATTCATTAGGCGGACCCCATACATTAACAATGAGATATAAACATGTCGACAGCAACAGATGGTCGTGGGAAGCAGAAATTCCAACTACAAGCGGTAAGTTAGGTGCAGATTCGAAAGGGGAGGTTTATTTTAACTCCGATGGTACAATTCAAAGTGTATGGCAGGATGGAAATCAAGTGACATCAACTCCACCTGTACCAAAGATTTCATTTGAACCGGCAAGCGGCGCGGAAGTGCAGGTAATTGATCTCGACTTTGGACAGAACACTTCAGGTGTAACACAAACCAATTTATCAGCTCAAATTGCCGCACTAACACAAAACGGTTCTCCATCGGCAGCTCTTTCAAACTTGAGCATTGATCAATATGGAAAGATAACTGGCATTTTCTCTAATGGAACATCAAGAACATTAGCACAGATAATGGTGTCTACATTTGCAAACTTAAATGGTTTAGTAAGTGTTGGTGATAACTTATACACTGTTGCCGCAAACTCCGGAGATCCAAGAGTTGACACTCCCGGTGAAAACTCAGTTACAACTATTCAATCGGGTGCGCTCGAACAATCAAATGTTGATTTATCAGATGAATTCACTAAAATGATAGTTTCTCAAAGAGGTTTTCAAGCAAACGCTCGTGTGATTACTACAGCAGATAATTTACTTCAAGAAATCACAAATCTTATTAGATAAAAGGTGACCTCCTAAGTAACCTGATTATAGCTGTGAGGATCTATTCCTCACAGCTTTTTTTTTGCCCAACTGATTAATATTAGCCAAAATAACTCCAGTAATACCTTCATAATCCATTCTTTTTATTAATATCGCATGGCACAGCAATTGTCATTTATTAGCCACGAAGGAGTAAAAAAATGGAAGAAAACAACGTAAACATACCAGAACCCCTTGAATCCGGTGGAGCTAAAAAGGGATTAAATATGAAAGTGCTGATTATTGGAATTCCTCTATTTATAATTCAGCTTGTTGCCGTTTACTTTATTACAGCCAATATTTTGTTGAGTAGGTTTCATGGTGTTACAACTAAAAGTGGAATTGATTCTACGGAAGTTGGTTCAATGAATGAAGATTCAGTAAAAAATGAGGAAAACAGAGCAGAATTTGGGAAATTTATTTTTTTAGTTGAAGATCTTATAATTAATCCCGCTAATACCGATGGTAAAAGATTGCTTCTCTCCTCATTGGGATTTGATGTTCCCTCAGATGCAGATCATAAAAAACTTCAGGAAAAAGAAATATTATTGAAGGATGCTATCATTTCGGTGATGGGAAGCAAAGAAATACAAAAACTATCGAATATCACTTACCGCGATACTTTGAGAATTGAGATTACAGACAAGTTGAAAAAAATTATGCCTGATGTAAAAGTAAACACTATTTATTTCAGTAAATATATTTTACAATAATATGCCAGAGATATTATCACAACAGGAGATTGATCAGCTACTTAATAATATTAAGAGTGGAGTTGATCAGCAGCAAGAAATTTCAAATGATAAAGAAGCAATTCTTTTTGATTTTAGACTTCCCAATAGAATTTCAAAAAATCAATTAAGAATTTTAAGAAGCATTTTCGAAAACTTCGCTGAAAGCTTCTCCTCATTTTTAGTTACAAAACTTCAAACCGTGGTTAACATCAGTGTTACTTCTGTTGATCAAATTTATTATTCCGAATATGTTCTTTCGGTAGCTAATCCGGCATGTTTATTCACTTTTGAAATTCAGAATACCGATGTAAAGGGAATTTTAGAGCTCAACAATGATTTAGCTCTTTCCTTTGTTGATAAACTTTTGGGCGGTAACGGACTTGGTACAAAGCAGACTAAAGTAATTACGCCAATTGAACAGAAGGTTCTTCATGTTGTTGTTGAAAGAATTATGCTTGATCTTAAAAAATCATGGCAGACAGTTGATAATTTTGAGTTTGAAGTTGAAAGATTTGAGCCGGACATAGATTTTGCTCAGATAACATCTCAAAGTGAATCGGTTCTATTAATTTCATTTGAAATACTGATCGGCGAGCAATCGTTTTTGATGAATATCTGTTTTGCGACTTTCGCGTTTGATAATATCCTCGCTAAACTATCAACACAAAAACTATCTACAATCCGGGCAATGAAATATTATGGTCAATCCGCCCGAGAAGTAATTACACATCATTTAACGAAAACACTATTACCAATTAATGTTGAGTTAGGAACCACAAAACTTTCTGTTAAAGAAATTATGGAATTGGAAGAGGGGGATATAATTCGTCTTGAAACAAAACTTAGTGATGATCAAAAGATTAGAACCGGAAATAAAATATTATTTACAGGGAGATTGGGTGTTTCAAATAATCATAAAGCAATTAAAGTCACAAAAAAAATTGTAAGTCAAACGCAAGTATAACAAGGGATTAACATGGCAGATAACGATTTAACACAGGATACCGGAGAACAAACAAGCAGCATATTAAGCAGTTCTCTAGCTCAATTTGAGGAATTTGATGATTCCGGAAGAAGAACCGGCGGCGCAGATGATAAAATGCATTTCTTAAAAGATTTGCCTATGAATATTTATATAGAATTAGGCAGAACTCAGATGCAGATAAAAGATATTCTTGAGCTTGAAAGAGGATATGTAATTGAACTGGATAAAATGGCGAGCGAACCTGTTGATGTATTCGTAAATAATAAAAAAATTGCAGAAGGTGAAGTGGTTGTTATAGATAAACATTTTGGTATAAGAATTACCAGTTTGGTCGATCCTCAAAATAGAATGAAGGAATTATTCTAATGTCAATTTTCGACATAATACAATCATTACTTCCCCTCGTGGTTATAATTGTTCTGTTAGGCGGAGTATTATATTTTGTGAAAAAATATTCCTATAAACTGAACAGCAAAAAGTCGAAGGCGCTTAATGTAGATGTAATTTATAATCATTTACTGATGCCCAAAAAATATATCTCGTTTGTTAAACTGCAAGATAAAGTACTGGTGTTAGGAATAAGTGAAAGTAATATTACTTTATTAAAAGAAATAGATTATGATTCACTGGATGATGATTTTATAGTTGAAGATGCAAAATCCGGATTCATCGATATTCTAAAGCAAAATATGGGAATGAGATGAATAGGAAAATTTTTTTCATTTCAATTTTAGCATTACTCCTTATTATTGGCGCTTCTCACAGTCAAGTATCCGCACAGACTATTCCGATTCCTAAAATTGATTTGAATATTGGAGCCGCACAAAATGGGCAGGATGTTTCGGTAACTTTGCAAATTTTACTATTGATGACTGTACTCTCACTTGCCCCATCAATAGTGATAATGACAACATCTTACTTAAGAATTATTATTGTATTTCATTTTTTGAAGAGCGCACTGGGTACACAACAAGTGCCGCCCTCGCAACTCCTGGCTGGAGTAGCGCTCTTCATTACATTTTTTATAATGGCCCCCACCTGGAATCAGGTAAATGAAAATGCTCTTAAACCACTGATGGATAATAAAATTACGGTTCAACAGGCTTATGATCAGGGAATTGAACCAATACGTGAGTTTATGTTTAAAAATACCAGAGAAGAAGATTTAGAATTGTTTCTGGGAATGGCGAAACTGGAAAAACCCTCAAATAGAAATGAAGTTCCTTCTTATGTTTTGATCCCGGCATTTGTGCTGAGTGAACTTAGAGCCGGATTTATAATGGGCTTTTTTATGTTTATCCCCTTTATAATGGTTGATTTAATTATATCAAGCATTCTCATGTCGATGGGCATGATGATGATGCCCCCAATGATGATTTCGCTTCCATTTAAAATATTATTATTTATTCTTGTTGACGGATGGAATTTAATAGTGGGCTCATTAGTAAGGAGTTTTCAATGACCCCCGAATTAGTTATTGAGGTTTTAAAGGAATTCTTTTTCACAACCTTTTTAATATTACTCCCAATATTAGGAGTAGCGCTTGTGATAGGAATCTTTATTTCAATATTTCAGGCAGCAACTTCTATTCAGGAAATGACTCTTACTTTTGTCCCGAAACTGATAGCTACTGCAGCGGTTGTCATTTTATTACTGCCCTGGATTGTAGATAAGCTTGTATCCTTTACCATTAAAATGTTAACAATGTATCAAAACATATCCTGATGGAAGAGATTGTAATTGCCGATTTTTTAATTGTTCTATATGTGTTTATCCGCGTGCTCTCTATGTTTGTAGCCGCTCCAGTATTTTCAAACACATCAATTCCCCCTCTCGGCAAAATCTTTTTAGCGATGGTAATAGCATACATTACATTTTTAACCATAAACAAAACAAACTTGGTGCTGGATGCAAATCTTTACTCAATCGCATTTAATGTAATTAAAGAAATTATTACAGGCTACATAATGGGTTTTATGCTCAATTTTGTTTTTATGGCAATCTCTTATGCGGGACACTTTATAGGTTTTAACATGGGATTGATGTTTGCCGAAGTATTAAATCCATTTGAAGAAACCTCCGGTAATATTATGGGTGATGTAGTGTATTATGGCGCAATAATGATTTTTATTTTAATTAATGGTCATCATTATTTGATTCAAGGAGTGGTTGCTTCCTTTTCTGTTGTACCGATAGGAAAGTATGCAATAACACAACCCTTAATAGATTTATTGATAAAATATTCCTTCTCTGTATTTACTATCGCGATAAAAATAGCTTCTCCAATTCTTGTTTCATTTTTTTTAATTCATATTGCAGAGGGTATTATCGCAAGAGTAATCCCCAATATTCAAGTCTTTTTTATTACACAACCATTAAAAATTGGTGTTGGTCTTCTTCTTATGGTTTCGTTGATACCAATTTATATGTATATGATAAAGATTCTTCTTCAAGGATATCAGGATAAATTAACAGAAATTATTAACGCTATGAGTGTTTGAGATGGCAGGACAAGAAGGACAGGAAAAAACCGAACAACCGACCTCGAAAAAGCTTTCGGATGCGAGGGATAAAGGACAGGTTTCTAAAAGTACAGAGATAAACTCATTAGCCGCTTTTGGGAGTGGATTAATACTTATATACTTAACACGCGGTTTTATTGGTGAGCAGTTCAGAATATTTTCTGTTGAAGTATTTGGAAAATTAGATACATTTCATATGAATGCCTCTCTGCTTCAGGGTTATTTTATTAAATGGGCAATCTTCTTTTTTTTAGTTACATCACCTGTTATTGCGGCGGTTGTTGTATTTGCCTTTGTAAGTAATCTATCTCAGTTTTCTTTCAAGTTTGCGGGGCAAGCGCTAAAGCCCAAATTGGATAAATTTAATGTTGTCTCATCTCTCAAGAGAATGTTCTTTTCTTCAAAATCGGTTGTGGAATTAGCAAAATCGGTAGTTAAGCTTATTCTCGTTGGAACATTCAGCTACTACATTATTAGCGATCTTGTTGATAATACTACAAAACTTGTTGAGCTTTCTTTAGAGGAAATAGTAGCCTTCATGTTGGATTCGGCATTCTCCCTAATCTGGAAAATAGTTTTATTTTTTACAGTAATTGCTGCGGTAGATTATATCTTTCAAAGAAAAAAGTTTAATAAAGATATGATGATGAGCAAGCAGGAAGTAAAAGAGGAAACTAAACAGCAGGAAGGGGATCCTCAGGTTAAAGGAAGACAGAGAAGTGTAATGTTCAAAGCTTCAAAACAGAGAATGATGAAGGAAATTCCTACCGCCGATGTTATAATTACAAACCCTACTCACTTTGCTATCGCTTTAAAGTATGATACAACTAAAAACCGTGCGCCTAAAGTTGTTGCAAAAGGAGTTGATGAACTTGCACAAAGAATTAAGGCAATTGGTGTTGAGCATAATGTACCATTGTTTGAGGATAGGGAACTGGCAAGAGCTTTGTATAAAACATGCGATGTTGGAGATGAAATACCTGCAAAATTGTTCCAGGCTGTCGCAAAAATATTAGCATATATATTCCAGATGAAACGACTCAAAAAGAAGAGGAGTATTGTTTAAGTGAAGGGTCTCAATAATAATTCAGATATAGTTTTAGCTTTCGGCTTAATTTTAATGCTGGGGCTATTGCTCATTCCACTCCCGGCACCAATGCTCGACTTTTTACTTGCGATAAATATTACACTTTCAATTTTAGTTCTTATCGTTTCACTATACATAAAATCACCACTGGACATTTCGGTTTTTCCCGGGTTACTATTAGTTACAACCTTATTTAGACTTGGCTTAAATATTAGTTCAACTAGATTAATTTTAATTGATGGTTATGCCGGAGCTGTAATTGAGTCGTTCGGCTCATTTGTTGTTGGCGGAAATTATGTTGTTGGTGTAATTATATTCGTCATCTTAGTGGTTATTCAATTTATAGTAATTATCAAAGGTTCTGGTAGAATCTCCGAAGTTGCGGCAAGATTTACACTTGACGCAATGCCCGGAAAACAAATGGCTATTGATGCAGATTTAAATACAGGTCTAATTAGTGAAGCAGATGCAAGAAAAAGAAGAGATGATATTTCCCGCGAAGCAGAATTTTATGGGGCGATGGACGGTGCCAGTAAGTTTGTTAAGGGAGATGCAATTGCTGGTTTAATTATAAATGGCGTTAATATTATTGGCGGTTTTATTATTGGTGTGGCTCAAAGAGGAATGCCATTTACAGATGCAATACAATCTTATACTATATTAACTATCGGTGATGGGTTGGTTTCTCAAATTCCGGCTTTAATTATTGCAACTGCCGCGGGACTAGTAGTAACAAGAAGTTCATCCGGATCTGCACTTGATCTCCAGATGAAAACACAATTATTTTCAAATCCCAGAGTATTAGGTACTGTTTCCGGCTCCGCGCTTCTTTTTGGATTTATTCCAGGTATGCCAACAATTCCATTCGTTATACTAAGTATTGCGTTAGGAACATCATCATATATGATGTCAAAAAAGAAAAAACTAAAAGCCGCAGAAACAATTGTTGATGAATCAACACTTCCCGAAGTTAAAGAAGATAAAGTTGAACAATATTTACAAGTGGACCCAATAGAAATTGAAATTGGGTATGGGTTGATTAGTTTAGTCGATGAAAGACAGGGTGGAAATTTGTTTCAAAAAATTTCATCAACACGAAAACTTATTGCGCTGGAATTTGGTATTCTTATTCCTCCTGTTAGAGTTAGAGATAATCTGCAGCTACCACCAAATGAATATATTGTTAAGATAAAAGGTAATATTGTAGCCAATTACGAAATTTATCCCGATAATTTTTTAGCCATGAATCCAGGACATATTGATGAACAGCTCAATGGTTCTGTAACAACAGATCCCGCATTTGGACTTCAAAGTTACTGGGTTAAAGCTGAAGAAAAAGATAGAGCGGAACTGTTGGGATATACGGTTGTGGATTGTATCTCCGTTATGTCTACTCATCTTCAAGAAGTATTAAAACGCAATTTTGATAAAATACTTTCAAGACAAGAAGTAAAGCAGTTGTTAGAAAATATTAAAAAAGACTATCCAGCCGTTGTTGAAGAGGTGAATCCCGAAACTCTAAATTTAGGTACTATTCAAAAAGTACTTCAAAATTTGCTTAAGGAGAGTATTCCAATAAAAGATTTTGTTCAAATTCTTGAAGCGCTTATCGATTATTCCAAAACAACAAAAAATATTGACGTTCTCACAGAATATGTTAGGCATACAATTGGCGATACAATAGCTAATCTATATAAAGATAGTAATGGACTAATACACGCTGCCGCATTAAGCGAAGAACTAGAATCGGCCATAACCCGCTCACTGCAGGCTCAAAAAGATAGCGTTGTTACATTAGGTTTGAGTCCGACAGTTTTGCGTGAGTTAAACAATCAGCTTAAAGAAACAATTCAAAAATTTATTAGTATGGGATATCCGCCAATTATTATTACCGCGGCAACAATTCGTCCATATTTTTACAGATTGATTAACAGCAGCTTCCCGGAATTGGCTGTTTTATCATACACAGAATTACCATCAAATATTGAACTTGAATTTATTGGAAAGGTAGAGGTTTCATATGCAAATTAAAAAATTTATTGCCCCAACTTTAAAAGAAGCCACACAACAAATGAAAGATGAACTCGGGATTGAAGCGATTATTCTTGGTACAAGAGTTCTCGAAGGTGATAAAAGATTTGGAATGCGAAAAGTATATGAAATCACCGCCGGAATGGAGGAGAGTGCAGAAAAAAAGAAAGTTAGCAAGAAAGCTGAATCGAAAGCTGATCTTGATTTTGCTACCGAAATAGAAGCGTTGGCAAATAAAATCTACTCTAAAAAATCGAAGGAAGATAAACCGGAAGTAGATAGTGCTAAAGCTTCCTCTTCAAAGGAAATAAAATCGAAATACCAAAAAGAGATTGCTGAAATTTCCGAAACATTAGTAATGAGAGAAGTTCAGAAAAATATAGTTAATAAGATTACGACTCACTTAACTGAATCCTCACAATTTACTGAAGATATTAATCTCGAAAATTTCCTCCTTTCTTCAATGGCTTCTATGATACCAACTACAAATTTTAAGGTAACGAAACAAAAAACAAATAAAATAGCGCTCGTTGGACCAACCGGTGTTGGCAAAACAACATGTATCGCAAAGCTCGCAATTATTTCAAAATTGATCCATAAACTTAATGTGGGATTAATTTCAATTGATACATACCGGCTTGGCGCAATTGATCAACTCCGGATTTTCTCCGAAATAAGCGATATTGAAATGGCTGTTGCATACGAACCAGCAGATATTCCCAAGCTCATCAAGAAATTCAAAAATAAGAATCTGATTTTCATTGATACGATAGGCAGAAGTCAAAAAGCAAAAGACAATTTGGACGAGATTAAAAAATATTTGGATGCCGCTCAGGTTGATGAAACAATTCTTGTAATGAACTCAACAAGTTCAACAAGAACATTGAATGATGTTGCTGAAAAGTTCAAATCTCTCAATTATAATTCGATAATCTTTTCGAAAATTGATGAAGCCGTAGCCTATGGAAACATTATGAATGTTGCAGTTACTCATAATAAACCGGTAATGTTTTTAACTAACGGACAAGTAATTCCAGATGATATAATTTCGGTTAACTCACAATTTTTAGCTAATATGGTTTTCACCGGAAAACTTTACAAATGAACAATCAAGCCGCACGTTTAGTGGAATTGCTAAAACTGGACAAAAGTCAGTCTAAGGATTCCGGCAACAAAATTGTATCGGTATGTTCCGGAAAAGGGGGTACTGGTAAATCATTCTTTGCGGCTAATTTGGCTTATCTGCTTTCTCAAAAAGGTAAGAAAGTATTATTGATTGATTTCGATCTGAATTTTTCAAATATCAATATTTTGTTGAATCATACGGTTAAAAAGAATATTTCTTGTTTTTTCAGCCAAACAGATTCATTAGAAGAATTGATTGTTAGTTACAATGAAAATCTCGATTTAATTTTTGGGGCTTCGGGCGGTAATGAAATTCCAAAAATGAGTGAAAATTTGCTCGATTATTTTTTCACAATGCTCAACAGAATTTCGAATAAATATGATTTTATTATTATTGATTCTTCTGCGGGAGCTAATGATTTTACAGTAAAACAACTCTTAAATTCAAACATTAATATTGTACTGCTCTCTCCCGAACCCACGGCGGTTATGGATGCTTATGTTGTAATTAAGTTGCTTAAGGAAAACGGATATTCAGGATATAAACTTGCGGTTGTAAATAAGACAATGAACGAAAGTGACGCAAATGACGCATTCCATAATCTTGCCGTTGCCGCAAAACATTTTCTCAATGAGGAGATTGAATTTTTAGGTGATATCTCATTCGGAAGGGAAGTACACCAATCAATAATAAACCAGGAATTGCTCGCTTCATTAAATGAGAATTCAGTTCAAATAGCCCAAATATCCGGATGTGCTGACCGATTAATTAAATTCGCCCAGATGGCTAATAATAACCATTCAACTAATTCAATCTCGAAGTAAAAACCTCAAAAACCTACATTTTTTTAGCATTTTGATAGAATTTGGTTATAAATGCCATTGGTATAACCTTTGCAATTATTACTATAAAAGCGAAAAAGGGAAATGAACAAAATAGTATTGCAAACCGGACTTCTAGCATTCTTCTT
Coding sequences:
- the flhB gene encoding flagellar biosynthesis protein FlhB; amino-acid sequence: MAGQEGQEKTEQPTSKKLSDARDKGQVSKSTEINSLAAFGSGLILIYLTRGFIGEQFRIFSVEVFGKLDTFHMNASLLQGYFIKWAIFFFLVTSPVIAAVVVFAFVSNLSQFSFKFAGQALKPKLDKFNVVSSLKRMFFSSKSVVELAKSVVKLILVGTFSYYIISDLVDNTTKLVELSLEEIVAFMLDSAFSLIWKIVLFFTVIAAVDYIFQRKKFNKDMMMSKQEVKEETKQQEGDPQVKGRQRSVMFKASKQRMMKEIPTADVIITNPTHFAIALKYDTTKNRAPKVVAKGVDELAQRIKAIGVEHNVPLFEDRELARALYKTCDVGDEIPAKLFQAVAKILAYIFQMKRLKKKRSIV
- the flhA gene encoding flagellar biosynthesis protein FlhA; amino-acid sequence: MLGLLLIPLPAPMLDFLLAINITLSILVLIVSLYIKSPLDISVFPGLLLVTTLFRLGLNISSTRLILIDGYAGAVIESFGSFVVGGNYVVGVIIFVILVVIQFIVIIKGSGRISEVAARFTLDAMPGKQMAIDADLNTGLISEADARKRRDDISREAEFYGAMDGASKFVKGDAIAGLIINGVNIIGGFIIGVAQRGMPFTDAIQSYTILTIGDGLVSQIPALIIATAAGLVVTRSSSGSALDLQMKTQLFSNPRVLGTVSGSALLFGFIPGMPTIPFVILSIALGTSSYMMSKKKKLKAAETIVDESTLPEVKEDKVEQYLQVDPIEIEIGYGLISLVDERQGGNLFQKISSTRKLIALEFGILIPPVRVRDNLQLPPNEYIVKIKGNIVANYEIYPDNFLAMNPGHIDEQLNGSVTTDPAFGLQSYWVKAEEKDRAELLGYTVVDCISVMSTHLQEVLKRNFDKILSRQEVKQLLENIKKDYPAVVEEVNPETLNLGTIQKVLQNLLKESIPIKDFVQILEALIDYSKTTKNIDVLTEYVRHTIGDTIANLYKDSNGLIHAAALSEELESAITRSLQAQKDSVVTLGLSPTVLRELNNQLKETIQKFISMGYPPIIITAATIRPYFYRLINSSFPELAVLSYTELPSNIELEFIGKVEVSYAN
- the flhF gene encoding flagellar biosynthesis protein FlhF, with the protein product MQIKKFIAPTLKEATQQMKDELGIEAIILGTRVLEGDKRFGMRKVYEITAGMEESAEKKKVSKKAESKADLDFATEIEALANKIYSKKSKEDKPEVDSAKASSSKEIKSKYQKEIAEISETLVMREVQKNIVNKITTHLTESSQFTEDINLENFLLSSMASMIPTTNFKVTKQKTNKIALVGPTGVGKTTCIAKLAIISKLIHKLNVGLISIDTYRLGAIDQLRIFSEISDIEMAVAYEPADIPKLIKKFKNKNLIFIDTIGRSQKAKDNLDEIKKYLDAAQVDETILVMNSTSSTRTLNDVAEKFKSLNYNSIIFSKIDEAVAYGNIMNVAVTHNKPVMFLTNGQVIPDDIISVNSQFLANMVFTGKLYK
- a CDS encoding AAA family ATPase codes for the protein MNNQAARLVELLKLDKSQSKDSGNKIVSVCSGKGGTGKSFFAANLAYLLSQKGKKVLLIDFDLNFSNINILLNHTVKKNISCFFSQTDSLEELIVSYNENLDLIFGASGGNEIPKMSENLLDYFFTMLNRISNKYDFIIIDSSAGANDFTVKQLLNSNINIVLLSPEPTAVMDAYVVIKLLKENGYSGYKLAVVNKTMNESDANDAFHNLAVAAKHFLNEEIEFLGDISFGREVHQSIINQELLASLNENSVQIAQISGCADRLIKFAQMANNNHSTNSISK